The genomic interval TCCTGGCGCTAGGCTCGCTGTTCCTCTGCTGCCTCGGCTCCAGTGTCTTCGGCCTGTGGGCAGGCAAGGCGCATGAGTTTCCCGGCGAGGTGACGGGCACGGCCTGGAAGCGCACCGTGATTCAAGAGCGCTTCACCCGGGTGACGAAGCGGGGCTGGCGCAACGAGTTGCGCTCCGTCACGGCCCGCATGCCCGTCAACGGCACCGGCGAGGTGGCGGGCGTGGCCGACATCCGCGCCTGCGTGTCCGTCCAGCGAGGCACCCGCCGCGTCCCCGACGGCACGGAGCGGGTGTGCCGGACGAAGTCGCGCAAGGTGGCCTGCGGCACGGAGGAGAAGTGCCGCCGCAAGGACATGGGCAACGGCTTCATGGAGGAGGTGTGCGAGGACGTGACGAAGTACTGCCGCGAGTCCTATGAGGACTGCCAGAACGAGACGCGCTACCGCCGGGAGCCCGTGTATGCGGACCAGTGCACCTACGACACCCATGAGTGGAAGCCGCTGACGCGCAGGGAGGCGTCCGGCACCGACGATGCGCCGCGCTGGCCCGAGCTGGCCGTGGGCGCCGCGGACCGGCTGCGCCGCGAGGAGACGTACACGGTGCGGCTGCGCTACGAGGATGACGGCGCCCATGAGCACGTGCTGGAGCCGGAGGACGAACGGACGTTCCTCGTCTGGAAGAAGGGCCAGGGCGCGCGCCTCACCGTGACGAACCTGGGCACGGTGGAGAAGGTCGTGCCCCGATGAGTGCCCCCCACTCCAAGCCCGTGGAGTGCACGCGCTGCGGCGCCTGCTGCGTGGCGCCGGACATCGCCGCGCTGGACAAGCCGCTGGGCCTGCGCTGCCCACATTTGCAAGAGGACAACCTCTGCGGAGTCTACGAGGAGCGGCCCGCCATCTGCCGCGACTACCAGGCGGATGAAGTCTGCACCCTCATCGAGGCCCCCACGCTGGAGGAGCGCGTGGAGAAGTACCTGAGCCTCTTCGGGCTCCAGGCGGAGGCCCGCGCCTTGCGCGAGCAGGGCTGTGCGTCCATGCGCATGGCCCGCCGCCTGGACACCCTGCGCCGCCCTGACGGCGCCAAGGACTAGGCGCCTGGCGGCAAGAGCGCTTGTCGTCCCCGCGTACGGGCGTTATCCCCCGGCCGTGCGATTCCAGCCCACCCATCCCTTCGTGCCCGCGCCCGGCCTGGCCAACGAGCATGCGCAGACCATCTACGCCTCGCTCGTGCGCCCCACCCGCACGCCCGCGCTGCGACGCGAGCGCATGGAGTTGCCAGACGGCGACTTCGTCGACCTGGACACCTTCGACGGCGCGGCGGGCGCGCCGCATGTCGTGGCGCTGCACGGCCTGGAGGGTTCGTCCCGCGCGGGCTACGTCACCGCCATCCTGCGCGGTGCGCGGACGCGCGGCTGGGGCGCCACCGCGCTCAACTTCCGCTCATGCAGCGGCGAGCCCAACCGGCTGGCGCGCTCGTACCACTCGGGCGACATCGACGACGCGCTCCGGGTGCTGAACGAGACGCGCGCCCGCGTCACCGGCCCGCTATTCGCAGTGGGCTTCTCCCTGGGCGCCAACGTGCTGTGCCGGCTGCTGGAGACGCTGGGCGACGACGCGCCCGTGGAGGCCGCCGCGTCCGTCAGCGCGCCGTATGATTTGAGCGCCTGCTGTCGCAAGCTCGACGCGGGAGGCCCCTTCCACCGGCTGTACCGCGAGCGCTTCCTGCGGACGCTGAAGCAGAAGGCCCGCGAAAAGCTGCGCCACTTTCCGGAGGCCTTCGACGGCCAGGCCATGGAGGCGGCGCGCACCATCCGCGCCTTCGACGACGCGGTCACCTCCGAGCTGCACGGCTTCCGCGACGCCGCCCACTATTACGCGGAGTCCTCCGCCGGCCCCCGGCTGCACGCCATCCGCCGGCCCACGCTGCTGCTGAGCGCCGCGGACGACCCGATGCTGGAGACGCCCGTCATCCCGCCCGCCGCCGCCGCGAATCCCCACCTGAGCGTCGTGGTGACGGAGCACGGTGGACACGTCGGCTTCGTCGGCGGCCAGGTACACCGGCCCCACTTCTGGGCGGAGGCGCAGGCGCTGGCCTTCTTCGACGCGGTGTTGTCCCAGCCGCGCGTGGACTGAGGCAGCGGCCTCGGCTCAACCAAAGGACAACAGGATGCCGAGCTTCGCGGTGGGCTCGATGTTGCTCAGGCTCCAGCCGTGGAAGTTCGCGGGCTCCAGCGCGTCGCGGAACTGCTCGTCCACGCCGACGATGCCCGGGCTGTAGAGCCGCATGATGCTGAAGCCGCCGCGCACGAAGAAGGTCAGCCGCTTCGGGGCCTGCCATTCGAAGCCCAGCAGGGCGCTCGCGTAGGAGTAGCCCACGCGCTCCAACGAATGGATGGGCATCTGCGTGCGGTCCACGATGCGCCGCTCCAGGCCTTCACCATTCGCGGGCCGCGCATGGCCGGCCTCCAGCGTCAGCGCGGGCGTCAGGCGCCCCTTCAAGGGCAGCAACGTGAGCCCCACGCGCGCTCCGGGGCGGACACCATTGTGCGTGCCGCCCACGTGGAGCCGGAGCATTCGCGTGGGCCGGAAGGAGAGTGACAGGCCCGCGCCCTCGGGTGCGCTGGCGTCCAGCATCAATCCGAAGGGAGCCAGCCGCTCCGGGTCCTGGGTCCGCCGCTGGAGCCCCGAAGCTGGCGCTGCCTGTGCCGTCAGCAGCACCCCTACCGCCGCCAGCGCGGATACCACCCCCATGCCCTGCCTCCCGTGACACATGCCCCGTCCCGCCCCTCCTCCCTCCCCGCCGCCATGACTGGCCTCTCGGGTGAAGCGACTGCTCACTCGCCCCCCTGCCTCCGCGTCCATGGAGTCCCCTGCCCCACCCTGCTGGCGCGAACCCGCCGCGCTTCGCCCCCACGAAGCGCGGCAGG from Myxococcus xanthus carries:
- a CDS encoding hydrolase; translation: MRFQPTHPFVPAPGLANEHAQTIYASLVRPTRTPALRRERMELPDGDFVDLDTFDGAAGAPHVVALHGLEGSSRAGYVTAILRGARTRGWGATALNFRSCSGEPNRLARSYHSGDIDDALRVLNETRARVTGPLFAVGFSLGANVLCRLLETLGDDAPVEAAASVSAPYDLSACCRKLDAGGPFHRLYRERFLRTLKQKAREKLRHFPEAFDGQAMEAARTIRAFDDAVTSELHGFRDAAHYYAESSAGPRLHAIRRPTLLLSAADDPMLETPVIPPAAAANPHLSVVVTEHGGHVGFVGGQVHRPHFWAEAQALAFFDAVLSQPRVD
- a CDS encoding YkgJ family cysteine cluster protein, whose product is MSAPHSKPVECTRCGACCVAPDIAALDKPLGLRCPHLQEDNLCGVYEERPAICRDYQADEVCTLIEAPTLEERVEKYLSLFGLQAEARALREQGCASMRMARRLDTLRRPDGAKD